ACATCGCCTTCCACCTCGACCGGCCCGAGGCGATGTTCATCTCCTACATGGAGCTGCGCAATCTCGAGAAACCGCATTTCGACGCGGTGGAAAGGCTGCGCCGCGCCTACGAGGACGGGCTGGAACAGATCCTGCGCGCCGGCCGCGAGGCAGGCGTGTTCGCCCTGCCCGACACCCGCATCGCGGCCTTTGCCCTGATCGCCATGCTGAACGGCGTCAACACCTGGTACCGCGCCGGCGGCCGGCTGTCGCTGCCGCAGGTGCAGGACCTGTATTGGGACATGGTGCGCAAGGCGGTGGCGGCCTGAGAGCTGCGCTCACTCGAACAAGAGCCGTGCCAGCGCTGGACCGGGGGACGGCGCCACTTTGGTTCGATCAACCGCGATTTATGGAATCCAAACACATCATCGATCCGAGCAAGGCGCAAGCTTCGACAAAGCGCCGGCCCGTGGGGCCGGTCCGGCGCTGGCGCGGCGGGCCTGCAGCCCTTGATTCCGCGCCATTGGCGCTCTGTTCCAAAGCAGCGATTTCCGCTTCCCAGATCTCCCGGATACTCTCGCCCCGCAGCCCGCCCTTACCGGCTTTCCTGGATGCTCTCGATGTATTCCAGCAGCGCCACCAGCTTGCGCGGCGTCGGCGTCATCACCCCGTCGCCGGTATCCAGCGGCACCAGGTCGCCTCTCAGCAAGTCGCCGAATTCCGGCATGCCGGGGCCGCTCAGGTCCGACCGCGCATAGCCGTCAATGGTCGACAGCACCCTGGCGCGCGGAAAGCTGTCGCCGTTGCGCACCCGGATCAGCGTCAGGTCGCGCGGCGCCCTGGCCATCGCCCGCGCCATCGGACCATCGCCCTTGCCGGTCTCGCCGTGACAGACCGCGCAATTCTCGACGAACAGCGCCCGGCCATCCGACGGCCCCGGCATTTCGGGTTCCACGCAGGCCGCCAGGCCGGCAAGCCCGGCCAGCGCGGCGACGATCACGAAACGGTTTGCCATGCTCGGTCCTCCTGAGCTGTTGGTGGCCGATGCGCGCCTGCCGCGCAAGCCCTATCGCTGCAGCGATTCCAAATAGGCGGAAAGGTCCAGCAACGCGCGCGGCGTTTCGACGATTTCGCCCGACGGCGCCCGCCACGGCACCATGGCCGGGCCCAGCAAGGGCCCGAATTCCGGCATGATCGCCTGGTGATAACGCCCGGGATAGCCGTGGATCTGCGCCATCACGTCTTCGGCCGGGAACGCCCCGCCATTGCGCGCCGCCAGGCCCGTCAGATCGGCGGGCGGCACCGGCAGATCGGCGGCCAGAGGCCCGCCGCCGCGCGCATCCGCGCCGTGGCAGACCGCGCACATCTCGGAAAAGGCGCGCGCACCGCGGGTTTCGGGCGCGGGCGCGGCGCAGGCCGCCACGGCCACGAGACCCAGCACGAAAGGGATGATCCTGCCCATGACATCCTCCTTGTTTTGACCCAGACTGCGCCGGGCCGGCCGCTTCGCCCTTGATCCAGGTCAGCCCAGACCCGACAAGGGGCCGTCGCGGCCGGCCCGCCACGACACCATCCGGAGTTGCCCATGCCGATCTATGCCCTGACCATGCTCGCCGCCGGGATCGGCATCCCGCTGCTGGCCGCGCTGAACGCCGCGCTCGGGCTGCGGCTGGGCACGCCCGTGGCGGCGGCGACGATCCTGTTCTGCGTGGCGCTGCTGGCCACCGCGTCGCTGTGGCTGGCAACCGGCGCGCAGGGGCTGGCGCGGCTGCCCGGCACGCCGAAACACCTGTTCCTCGCCGGGCTTCTGGTGGCCTTCTACGTGTTGTCGATCACCTTCATCGCGCCGCGCTTCGGGGTCGGCAACGCGGTGTTCTTCGTGCTGCTGGGGCAACTGATCTCGGCCGCCGCCATCGACCATTTCGGCCTGTTCGGCGCCCGCATCAGCCCGCTGTCCGTGACCCGCGCGACCGGCATCGCGGTCATGGCGCTCGGCGTCTGGATCACGCAGCGCGCCTGACGCTGTGCGGCGCGGCGGATTTCGGCTATACTGGTTGCATTGAACCCAATGCATTCAACCAGGAGGCAGCCATGCGTGCCCTGATCCTGTCCGCCGTCATCCTTGCCACGGCCGGTCCGGCCCTGTCCCAGGACAGCACCCGCCAGACGATCACCCGCGAAAACCCGACGCTTCAGCGCGCGCCCCAGACGCTGCAACCGCTGCAACAGACCGAAACGCCGCTGCAACGCACCGAAACGCCGCCGGTGCAAAGCCAGACGCCAACCCGCCAGCTGGAAACCGCCCCGCAGCGCAGCATCCGCCCCCCGCAGCGCGGCGTGATCGTCGCGCAAGAACCGGCGGCCGCCGATGCGCCGCGTGTCCTGCCCGTCGAAACGACCCTGTCCGAGGACCGCATCCAGTCGCTAATGCAGGCCGTCGCGGCGACCGATCTGCAATGGTACCAGCCCGCCGCCACGGACCTGACCGTCGCCCGGCCTGGCGCCGTGCTGCAGATGGACGCGCTGGAATCCGGCGCGCTGATCCCGCTCGGCAGTCTCAGCAGCGCGCTGCCCAAGGCCGAGCTTGACGGTCTGGCCCTGGGCGGCCGCAACGCGCTGGACCTGCAGGCGCTCGGCATCACCGGCACCCCGTCGGGGCCGGTCAATCCCTTCGCGCTCTACGACAAGGACGGCCAGTTCGGCGGCATCGTCACACCGCCCGCCGGCGTCACGTCCGAGGCCTTCATCCGCAGCGCCGCGCGCAAGGGCCAGCGCGCGCGCCCCATCGTGGCGCTGTCGGGCGACAGGGACGTCTCGACCCTGAACCACAAGATCCTGACCGTGCTGACCGATTTCTGCGCGGCCGCGATCCGGCCGGTCGAGTTTTCCGTTCAGGCCTCGGGCGGCTGGGATCTGGGCTTCGAGGCCAAGGCGCAGGTGTCCGCCAAGATCGACGTCGACCGCAGTTGCGCGGTGCTGGAAACCGAACTGGCGGACGTGCCCGAAACCGAAACCGAAACCGGCGAAACCGAATGACGCCGCTCAGGCGGCGCAGGCGCGGCGGGCGACAAAGACGATCCGGTTCGCGGCCAGCCGCTGCTCCATCCCGTCGATCTCGACGATCGTGCCGTCGCTCAGCGTCACCGTCAGGCCTTCGGCCGACAGCTGCTGGCTGGTGACCCGGGGCGCCTGCGGGCCGGAATACTCGACCACCAGCAGATCGTGTTCGCCGTCGAAGGCATCGATCGCCACACGCCCATCGCCGTCGGCAGCGGGACCGGCAGCGGGATCGTCCTCGGGATCGTCCTCGGGATCGGCGGCCATCGTCTCTGCGTCGGACAGGTCGTCGTCCAGCGCACATCCGGCGGGTGGCGCGTCGCCGGCGCCACCGGTCAGCAGGTCGGCATCGTCGTCATGGTCGTCTTCCATGTCGACATCGTCGGCGTCTCCCTCGCCGTCCTCGGCCAGTTGCGATCGGGCCAGCGCGATGATGTCATCCGGATCGGGTCCGTCATCGTCTTCCCCGAACAGGTCCGCATCGGCATCGTCGTCTTCGTCCCACAGATCAGCCTCGTTGCCGGGCGCGTGGGCAAAGGCGGCCTGTTCCGGTTCCGCCATACCGCAGGGCCGCGCGGCCGTGGCGCCGTTTCGCGCCGTTCGTGCCATTTCCCAATGGCCGCCGGTTTCGGCGACGCTTTCGTTCAGCGCAGCCCGGTATTCGTCCAGAACCGCCGACATTTCCAGTTCGTCATGCGGGTGTCCGTCGGCGGGCAGGGTCGTGGTGCCGCCCCTGCGGCCCGCCGTGAAGGGCAATAGCGATTTCAACGGACGCAGCAATCCCAGTTGCATGATCGGTCCTCACCTTCTGGTTCGGACATTCATCTACCGGTAGAATTTGTTAAGAATTTGACCAACCAGAGGCAGCGCGGCGCCACAATCGGCTCAGATCGCCCGCAATTGTCCCGCATCCAGCCGCAATTGCCGGTCCATCCGTGCCGCCAGCTCCAGGTTGTGCGTCGCGATCAGCGCCGCCAGCCCGGTGTCGCGGACCAGCCCCAGCAGCGCCGCGAACACCCGGTCCGAGGTTTCGGGGTCCAGGTTGCCGGTCGGCTCGTCGGCCAGCAGCACCTGCGGATCGTTGGCCATCGCCCGGCAGAAGGCCACGCGCTGCTGCTCGCCGCCCGACAGCTCGGCCGGCCGGTGCGCCGCGCGCCCCGCCAGCCCGACGCTGTCCAGCAACCCCTGTGCCCGCGCATCGGCCTCGCGCCGCGCCACGCCATTGGCCAGTTGCGGCAGCACGACGTTTTCCAGCGCGGTGAATTCCGGCAACAGGTGGTGGAACTGATAGACGAATCCCAGCCGGTCGCGCCGCACCGCCGTGCGCCGCCGGTCCGACCGGCCCTGCATCGGCTCGCCGCAAATCTCGACGCTGCCCGCATCGGCGCTGTCCAGCAGCCCCGCGATATGCAGCAGCGTCGACTTGCCCGCCCCCGACGGCGCCACCAGCGCCACGATCTCGCCCGGCATCAGGGTCAGGTCCACCCCGCGCAGCACCCGGATTTCCGAGGCCAGCCCGCGGTTGTAGGTCTTCTCGATCCCGCTCAGCCGCAGCGCCGCCTCACTCATAACGCAACGCCTCGACCGGGTTCATCCGCGCCGCCCGCCGGGCCGGAAAGATCGTCACCACGAAAGACAGCCCCAGCGACAGCGCCACCGCCGACAGCACGTCGCCCAGCTTCAGTTCCGCCGGCAGGTAATAGATGCCGCGGATCGACGGATCCCACACCCCGCCGCCCGACAGCGCGTTCACCGCGGCGAAGATCGGGTCGATATAGATCGCGAACAGGCATCCCAGGATCACGCCGGCCACCGTGCCGATGATCCCGGTGAACGCCCCGCAGATGAAGAACACCCGCAGCACCGATCCCTCGGTCAGCCCCATCGTGCGCAGGATGCCGATATCCCGGCCCTTGTTCTTGACCAGCATGATCAGCCCCGAGACGATGTTCATCGCCGCGATCAGCACCAGCACCGACAGGATCACGAACATCACGTTGTCCTCGACCTCGAGCGCGCGCAGGAACCCGCCGCTGGCATCCTTCCAGGTCCAGATCAGCGCGCCGGCGCCCGCCGCCGCCTGGATCGGCCCGGCCATCGCCTCGGCCTGTTCCGGCTCGGCCAGGATCACCTCCAGTTCATCCGCCACGCCCTCGCGGTTGAAATACAGCTGCGCTTCCTCGAACGGCATGTAGACCCGCACCCGGTCGATGTCGTAGCGCCCGGCGCTGAAGATATAGGTGACGTCGTAGGACTTGACCCTTGGCGAGGTGCCGAACGCCGTCTTGACCCCGTCGGGCGAGATCAGCTTGACCCGGTCGCCCACGCCGACGCCCAGTTCCAGCGCCACGCCCGACCCGATGGCGATGCCCTCGGAAAACCGCGCGATGTCGCCGCGCCCGGTTTCGGGGTCGGCCACGCGCGGGATCTTGGCCAGGTCCGCGGCGTCGATGCCGAACACCTCGACCCCGGCGTTGCGCCCCTGCCCTGACGCCATGACCTGTCCCTTGACCAGCGGCGTGGTGCGCGTGACGCCGGGCAGCGCGGCCACCCGCGCCGCCATCTCGGCGTAATCGGGAATGGTGCGCAGGCTGCGGCCGAACTCGTCCACCCGCGCTGCGGGATAGACCGTGACATGGGCATTGGCGCCCAGGATGGTATCGACAAACTCCGCCCGGAACCCCGACCGCACCGCCAGTGTGGCGATCAACGCAAAGACCGCCAGCGTGATCCCCACCAGGCTGATCCAGGTCATCACGCTGACGCCGCCCTCGGCCCGCTTGGCGCGCAGGTAACGCCAGGCGATCATCCACTCGAACGGGGCAAAGGGGGCGGGGCTGCGGGGCATCTCTGGCCTCTGGATCTGCTCGGGCGGAAAGTGGCCCTTTGGTCCGGTGCGGTCAAGCCGCGGGGGCGACATCGCCGGTCCCTGCCCTATCTCGGAAAACAGGGCAACGAAAGGGTGCGTGAATGCGAATCTTGGTGATCGGGGCAAGCCGCGGCATCGGCCGCGCCTGCGTGGCGGCGGGGCAAGGGGCCGGGCACACCATGCGGGCACTCGCGCGTTCCGCCGGTGACATGGCCCCCGAACCGGGGCTCGAACCCTGGCCCGGCGACGCCACCGACGCCACCGACCTCGAACCGGCGCTTGCGGATTGCGACGCGGTTCTGATGACGCTGGGCATCCGCGAAAGCGTTTCCATGCTGTGGAAACCCGTGACGCTGTTTTCCCGCGCGACCGAAGCACTGGTGCCGCTGATGGAACGCCAGGGGCCGCGCCGTCTGGTCTGCGTCACCGGCATCGGCGCGGGCAATTCCGTCTCGGCCCTCAGCACACCCGAACGCGCCCTCCAACGCCTGGTCCTGGGCGAGCCCTACAAGGACAAGACCCGGCAAGAGGACATCATCCGCGCTTCGTCGCTCGACTGGACATTGCTGCGCCCGACGATCCTGACCAACGGGCGGCGCAGCGGCGCCTACCGGGTGCTGCGCGAACCGCGTCTGTGGCGGATGGGTCTGATCTCGCGCGCCGATGTCGCCGACTGCGCGATCCGCGCGCTGGACGATCCCGCGATGATCGGCGCCGACCCGGTCGTGACCCGCTAGGGCACCGCACCGCTTGGGCGCGAGGGCGCGCGGTGCTAAACCAGCGGCATGGAGTTCCTCTCGATCCTCTTCGCCCTTGTCATGCTCGGCCTCTTTGCCGCATCGGCGATCCTGATCGGCTGGCTGACCGGCTGGGGCTGGGGCCTGCTCTTCGCGCTGCTGGTCGGGTTGGTGGGCTGGTGGGCGGCCAGCGGCACGCCGCCGCCCCCGGGCACCCCACGCCACGGCACCAACGCCTTTCAACGCTGGGCCTCGCGGCACGAGGATTGATCTCAGGGCACCACCCGGTCCACCGCCCGCATCGCGCCCAGCGCCTTGTCATAGACCAGCGTCAGCACGCGCCATTGGCCCAACGATTTTGCCCTGCCCTCAGGTCCGGACCCAACGCGGCGTGTTGTCCAAAACCCGCATCGAACGCGGAGCGGACGTTTGAGCGACGCACCATGCCCGGGGGAACAGCCGCTCTAGCGGCCCCCCGGGCAGCGGATGGCCGCCCCCACGGCCAGCCGCTTCGGTGACGCTGGCGCGGGGATCGAGGTCGTCCAGACCTGGCTAGGATAAAGCGAAGACCACGATTGCCGGGGCGGCAGGCCGCGGCCATCCTTTGCCCTTCGCTCTGCAAGGCCGAACGTCCGCTTTGTCCGCCAAGCCGACCCTGAATGCATTCGGGAGACCCACATGGCCGACATAAAGCGTCAGATGTCCGGTTCGAGCCCTTGGCGGACACCGTGCCTGCGCGGAATCAAGGCCGCAGGCCGCCGCGCATCGCCGGGCCGCCCCCACGGCACGGCGATTTGGCGACACGGGCGCAAGGCTCGGCCGTTGTCCGGACTTGGTTGCCATAAAGCGCCCAATCCCGGCAATCGATCGCCGCACCGCGGCCCGGCAACACGCGGCTTGTCACGGTGACGATGAACGTCCCCTTCGTCCGCATACCAGCCCAATCAACCGATCGCCGGCATCGGGCGCCGCCCGGCCGCGCGACGCCCGACTTGCCGGATGTTTTTCCGTTCCAACGAAGAAAAACTCCGCTCATTTCCGGACCTTTCCACGCGGCGCGCCACGCCGCCGG
This sequence is a window from Thalassococcus arenae. Protein-coding genes within it:
- a CDS encoding TetR/AcrR family transcriptional regulator is translated as MARTQGSHADITGPRIRDAALRLFAKHGYAAVSMRQIAAEVGVQAGALYNYTPDKQALLVSLLQGHMEELLAARPDPSGDPMQRLRAFTDFHIAFHLDRPEAMFISYMELRNLEKPHFDAVERLRRAYEDGLEQILRAGREAGVFALPDTRIAAFALIAMLNGVNTWYRAGGRLSLPQVQDLYWDMVRKAVAA
- a CDS encoding c-type cytochrome yields the protein MANRFVIVAALAGLAGLAACVEPEMPGPSDGRALFVENCAVCHGETGKGDGPMARAMARAPRDLTLIRVRNGDSFPRARVLSTIDGYARSDLSGPGMPEFGDLLRGDLVPLDTGDGVMTPTPRKLVALLEYIESIQESR
- a CDS encoding c-type cytochrome, whose product is MGRIIPFVLGLVAVAACAAPAPETRGARAFSEMCAVCHGADARGGGPLAADLPVPPADLTGLAARNGGAFPAEDVMAQIHGYPGRYHQAIMPEFGPLLGPAMVPWRAPSGEIVETPRALLDLSAYLESLQR
- a CDS encoding DMT family transporter codes for the protein MPIYALTMLAAGIGIPLLAALNAALGLRLGTPVAAATILFCVALLATASLWLATGAQGLARLPGTPKHLFLAGLLVAFYVLSITFIAPRFGVGNAVFFVLLGQLISAAAIDHFGLFGARISPLSVTRATGIAVMALGVWITQRA
- a CDS encoding ABC transporter ATP-binding protein, with the translated sequence MSEAALRLSGIEKTYNRGLASEIRVLRGVDLTLMPGEIVALVAPSGAGKSTLLHIAGLLDSADAGSVEICGEPMQGRSDRRRTAVRRDRLGFVYQFHHLLPEFTALENVVLPQLANGVARREADARAQGLLDSVGLAGRAAHRPAELSGGEQQRVAFCRAMANDPQVLLADEPTGNLDPETSDRVFAALLGLVRDTGLAALIATHNLELAARMDRQLRLDAGQLRAI
- a CDS encoding lipoprotein-releasing ABC transporter permease subunit, encoding MPRSPAPFAPFEWMIAWRYLRAKRAEGGVSVMTWISLVGITLAVFALIATLAVRSGFRAEFVDTILGANAHVTVYPAARVDEFGRSLRTIPDYAEMAARVAALPGVTRTTPLVKGQVMASGQGRNAGVEVFGIDAADLAKIPRVADPETGRGDIARFSEGIAIGSGVALELGVGVGDRVKLISPDGVKTAFGTSPRVKSYDVTYIFSAGRYDIDRVRVYMPFEEAQLYFNREGVADELEVILAEPEQAEAMAGPIQAAAGAGALIWTWKDASGGFLRALEVEDNVMFVILSVLVLIAAMNIVSGLIMLVKNKGRDIGILRTMGLTEGSVLRVFFICGAFTGIIGTVAGVILGCLFAIYIDPIFAAVNALSGGGVWDPSIRGIYYLPAELKLGDVLSAVALSLGLSFVVTIFPARRAARMNPVEALRYE
- a CDS encoding NAD(P)-dependent oxidoreductase, yielding MRILVIGASRGIGRACVAAGQGAGHTMRALARSAGDMAPEPGLEPWPGDATDATDLEPALADCDAVLMTLGIRESVSMLWKPVTLFSRATEALVPLMERQGPRRLVCVTGIGAGNSVSALSTPERALQRLVLGEPYKDKTRQEDIIRASSLDWTLLRPTILTNGRRSGAYRVLREPRLWRMGLISRADVADCAIRALDDPAMIGADPVVTR